The following proteins come from a genomic window of Bradyrhizobium paxllaeri:
- a CDS encoding alpha-amylase family glycosyl hydrolase: MSVTEEPRAWWRDAVIYEVAAISFQDSNGDGYGDLPGLLQRIDYLKWLGVGAVWLTPVYKSPDQDFGYDISDFSAIDARYGTMDDFDRVKEALHEAGIKLVLDFVPNHTSDRHVWFHESRVSRDNPKADWYVWAEAGANGGPPNNWLSRFGGSGWEWCESRRQFYYHSFLPSQPDLNWRNEQVRRAMAGVLRLWLDRGVDGFRVDASAVLIKDDLLRDNPADPEAGDSTPPPQRYTPVFTDDRPEAMGCIEYIRSILDEYDARLLCGEVQGKTDRIGHFYGNDKPRLHLPLNFALLDTEWNAIALQATIDAYFNAIPDGGWPNFVIGGHDKRRVATKLGQAQARILAMLLMTIRGTPIIFAGDEIGSQQVKIPPEKIRDPFEKFVKGFGLNRDPERAPLRWDATERGGFTTGDPWLPLSEDRSCSIETARRDERSLLHLYRELIALRGCEPCLLRGEYLPMRAHNDIFSFARVLDQVQILVGLNLCREPRLWEWRGNGIRLMTSYLDREQAKLVGPTHLRPNEGLVIKLNR, from the coding sequence GTGAGTGTAACGGAAGAACCGAGGGCCTGGTGGCGCGATGCAGTCATCTACGAAGTTGCAGCCATCTCGTTTCAGGACAGTAATGGAGATGGCTACGGAGATCTTCCGGGTCTATTGCAACGCATCGATTATCTGAAATGGCTCGGCGTCGGCGCCGTATGGCTTACGCCCGTCTATAAAAGTCCGGATCAGGACTTTGGCTACGACATTTCAGATTTTTCCGCCATTGACGCTCGCTACGGCACAATGGATGATTTCGACCGCGTCAAGGAGGCATTGCACGAAGCCGGCATCAAGCTCGTTCTCGATTTCGTGCCCAACCATACCTCCGACCGGCATGTCTGGTTTCATGAAAGCCGAGTATCGCGAGATAATCCGAAGGCCGACTGGTACGTATGGGCGGAAGCGGGCGCTAACGGCGGGCCGCCAAACAATTGGCTCAGCCGCTTCGGCGGCAGCGGCTGGGAGTGGTGCGAGTCGCGCCGACAGTTCTATTACCACTCGTTTTTGCCCAGCCAGCCCGACCTGAACTGGCGTAACGAACAGGTCCGCCGAGCCATGGCCGGCGTCTTGCGCCTTTGGCTCGATCGCGGCGTCGACGGCTTTCGCGTCGACGCCAGCGCTGTGCTGATCAAGGACGATTTGCTGCGCGACAATCCTGCCGATCCCGAAGCCGGCGATTCCACGCCGCCGCCTCAGAGATACACGCCGGTGTTCACCGACGACCGGCCTGAAGCCATGGGCTGCATTGAATACATCAGAAGCATTCTGGACGAATATGACGCAAGGCTGCTCTGCGGCGAGGTGCAGGGCAAGACCGATCGCATCGGTCACTTCTACGGCAACGACAAGCCGCGGCTGCATCTGCCGCTCAACTTTGCACTGCTCGACACGGAATGGAATGCCATCGCGCTGCAAGCGACCATCGACGCCTACTTCAATGCGATTCCGGACGGCGGTTGGCCGAACTTTGTGATCGGGGGGCACGATAAGCGCCGGGTAGCAACCAAGCTCGGCCAGGCTCAGGCAAGAATTCTAGCGATGCTGCTAATGACGATCCGCGGCACGCCGATCATATTTGCCGGAGATGAAATCGGGTCCCAGCAGGTCAAAATTCCGCCCGAGAAGATACGCGATCCGTTCGAAAAATTTGTGAAAGGTTTCGGCCTCAATCGCGACCCCGAGCGCGCCCCGCTGCGCTGGGATGCAACCGAGAGAGGCGGCTTCACGACCGGCGATCCGTGGCTGCCGCTCAGCGAGGACAGGTCGTGCAGCATCGAGACGGCACGGCGCGATGAGCGTTCGCTGCTGCACCTCTACCGTGAACTGATCGCTTTGCGCGGCTGCGAACCCTGCCTCCTGCGCGGCGAGTACCTTCCGATGCGCGCGCACAATGACATCTTCTCTTTCGCGCGGGTCCTGGATCAAGTGCAAATCCTGGTTGGTCTCAACCTGTGCCGTGAGCCGCGGCTCTGGGAATGGCGTGGTAATGGCATCAGATTGATGACAAGCTACCTTGACCGCGAGCAAGCCAAACTCGTGGGGCCAACGCATTTGCGGCCAAATGAAGGTTTGGTGATTAAGCTGAACCGTTAA
- the tnpC gene encoding IS66 family transposase, translated as MISKPDDLPSDLVSALAALQAEREARLRAEAVAANWQAQAANAQAQLSDTEALIAHLELRIEKLKRELYGQRSERTARLLEQLELELEELVTTASEDELAAQAAAAKTQNVRPFMRKRPVRKPWPDDIERERVVIEAPTTCACCGGSRLAKIGEDVTGTLEEIPRRFKLIETVREKFTCRDCEKISQPPAPFHATPRGFIGPQLLATMLFDKFGMHIPLNRQSARFKAEGIDLPLSTLADQVGHGTFAVMPLFHLIERHVLAAERLHGDDTTIRILAKGKCTTGRIWTYVRDDRPFAGPAPPAAVYYASSDRRGEHPQKHLAAFTGILQCDCYSGFEPLFDPQRKVLPMTPAFCFAHARRGFFELADIEKNAREGKKGKPVSPIALEAVKRLDALFEIERAINGRGADERRAVRQENSKPLLDDMRAWLLRERETLSRSSDVLKPINYMLRRWDDFASFLDDGRICLTNNCAERALRGIALGRRNWTFAGSQRGANRAAIMLTMITTCRLNDVDPKAWLADVLARIADLPASRLHELLPWEWKLLRQAAGQQAA; from the coding sequence ATGATATCGAAGCCGGACGATCTTCCATCGGACCTCGTCAGTGCCCTGGCGGCGCTGCAGGCCGAGCGTGAGGCACGGCTGCGAGCTGAGGCGGTGGCTGCCAACTGGCAGGCGCAAGCCGCGAATGCGCAGGCGCAACTGTCGGATACCGAGGCGCTGATCGCGCATCTCGAGCTGCGGATCGAGAAGCTGAAACGCGAACTGTACGGGCAACGCTCCGAACGCACGGCACGGCTGCTCGAGCAGCTGGAGCTGGAGCTGGAAGAGCTCGTCACCACGGCGAGCGAGGATGAGCTTGCCGCGCAGGCCGCCGCGGCGAAGACGCAGAACGTCCGCCCCTTCATGCGCAAGCGGCCGGTGCGCAAGCCATGGCCGGATGACATCGAACGCGAGCGCGTCGTCATTGAAGCTCCAACGACCTGTGCCTGCTGCGGTGGATCGCGGCTGGCGAAGATCGGTGAGGATGTGACCGGGACGCTGGAGGAGATCCCGCGGCGCTTCAAGCTGATCGAGACGGTACGGGAGAAATTTACCTGCCGCGATTGCGAGAAGATCAGCCAGCCGCCGGCGCCGTTTCATGCCACGCCGCGTGGCTTCATCGGCCCACAATTGCTGGCGACGATGCTGTTCGACAAGTTCGGCATGCATATCCCGCTCAACCGCCAGAGTGCGCGCTTCAAGGCCGAAGGGATCGACCTGCCGTTGTCGACGCTGGCCGATCAGGTCGGCCACGGGACCTTCGCCGTCATGCCGCTCTTCCACTTGATCGAACGCCATGTGCTCGCGGCCGAGCGCCTGCATGGCGATGACACCACCATCCGTATCCTGGCGAAGGGCAAGTGCACGACCGGGCGGATCTGGACTTATGTGCGGGATGACCGGCCCTTCGCCGGGCCTGCGCCGCCGGCGGCGGTCTATTACGCCTCGAGCGACCGACGAGGCGAGCACCCCCAGAAGCATCTGGCCGCCTTCACGGGTATCCTGCAGTGCGACTGTTACAGCGGCTTCGAGCCGCTGTTCGACCCGCAGCGGAAAGTGCTGCCGATGACGCCGGCGTTTTGCTTTGCCCATGCGCGGCGGGGCTTCTTCGAGCTGGCTGACATCGAGAAAAATGCTCGGGAAGGTAAGAAGGGCAAGCCGGTCTCTCCGATCGCGCTGGAGGCGGTCAAGCGCCTCGATGCGTTGTTCGAGATCGAGCGCGCCATCAACGGCCGTGGCGCCGACGAGCGGCGCGCCGTGCGCCAGGAAAACAGCAAGCCGCTTCTCGATGACATGCGCGCCTGGTTGCTGCGTGAGCGCGAAACCCTCTCGCGCTCCTCCGATGTCCTGAAGCCGATCAACTACATGCTCAGGCGCTGGGACGACTTCGCCAGCTTCCTCGACGATGGCAGGATCTGCTTGACCAACAATTGTGCTGAGCGCGCATTGAGAGGCATCGCATTGGGAAGGCGCAACTGGACCTTCGCCGGCAGCCAGCGTGGCGCCAACCGTGCCGCCATCATGCTGACGATGATCACGACCTGTCGCCTCAACGACGTCGATCCCAAGGCTTGGCTCGCCGACGTCCTCGCCCGTATCGCCGATCTTCCCGCTTCGCGTCTGCACGAACTGCTGCCCTGGGAATGGAAACTCCTGCGCCAAGCCGCCGGTCAGCAGGCCGCCTGA
- the tnpB gene encoding IS66 family insertion sequence element accessory protein TnpB (TnpB, as the term is used for proteins encoded by IS66 family insertion elements, is considered an accessory protein, since TnpC, encoded by a neighboring gene, is a DDE family transposase.), whose protein sequence is MWLATGYTDMRRGFPSLALQVQEVLHKDPLSGHLFVFRGRRSDLVKAIWHDGQGACLFTKRLERGKFIWPSVAGESVTISPAQLSYLLSGIDWRNPQETHRPTRVG, encoded by the coding sequence GTGTGGCTCGCGACAGGCTACACGGATATGCGCAGAGGCTTTCCGTCGCTGGCACTCCAAGTGCAGGAGGTGCTGCACAAAGACCCGCTCAGCGGTCATCTGTTCGTCTTCCGCGGTCGCCGCAGCGATCTTGTGAAGGCGATCTGGCACGATGGCCAGGGAGCCTGCTTGTTCACAAAAAGACTCGAGAGAGGAAAGTTCATCTGGCCATCGGTTGCCGGAGAATCGGTAACGATCTCGCCGGCGCAGTTGAGCTATCTGCTGTCCGGGATCGATTGGCGTAACCCTCAAGAAACCCATCGGCCGACGCGGGTCGGATAG
- a CDS encoding IS701 family transposase yields MVGNTLDWNEELGRWLKPFLDRLGHKARRQMCPLYVSGLIGPGDRKSIQPMAERLALGEYDQLHHFIVAGVWDATPVETELLVQADRLVGDSDAVLVIDDTALPKKGTHSVGVAPQYASALGKTANCQTLVSLTLARGEVPVMLALRLFLPDSWTSNRARLERAGVPTEYRTARTKPEMALAEIDRVIAAGVRFGCVLADAGYGMSAPFRQGLTTRKLAWAVGIPHHLKVYPADVRMIWPVAGRGRPRKRHVPDILSMAAGDMLTDATWQNISWRTGTKGKLKAGFAAVRVRVADGPPQRIRDKGQQHLPGDEVWLIGEHRMSGEKKYYLANLPAKTNLRTLAATIKARWICEQAHQQVKEELGLDHFEGRSWQGLHRHALMTMIAYAFLQHRRLATAGRKKKNQRATASADVASRAPRHPRTHRSTTAAAMPALPKMDLQRAAA; encoded by the coding sequence ATGGTTGGCAACACGCTGGATTGGAATGAAGAGCTTGGACGCTGGCTCAAGCCATTTCTGGATCGGTTGGGTCATAAAGCGCGGCGACAAATGTGTCCGCTTTACGTATCGGGGCTGATCGGCCCTGGTGATCGCAAGAGCATTCAGCCGATGGCGGAGCGGCTTGCACTTGGCGAATATGATCAATTGCACCACTTCATTGTGGCCGGGGTCTGGGATGCGACGCCGGTTGAGACGGAACTGCTCGTTCAAGCGGATAGGCTCGTCGGCGATAGCGATGCCGTGCTGGTGATCGACGACACCGCGCTTCCCAAGAAGGGTACGCATTCGGTGGGTGTCGCTCCGCAGTATGCTTCGGCGCTGGGCAAGACCGCCAACTGCCAAACGCTGGTGTCGCTGACGCTTGCGCGAGGCGAAGTACCGGTCATGCTCGCATTGCGGCTGTTTCTTCCGGACAGTTGGACGAGCAATCGGGCTCGATTGGAGCGAGCGGGTGTTCCGACCGAATATCGAACGGCACGGACGAAGCCGGAGATGGCCCTGGCAGAGATCGATCGTGTCATCGCGGCCGGTGTGCGCTTTGGCTGCGTATTGGCGGATGCCGGTTATGGGATGAGCGCGCCGTTCCGCCAGGGGCTCACAACTCGCAAACTTGCCTGGGCGGTCGGTATTCCGCATCACCTCAAGGTGTACCCTGCCGATGTGCGGATGATCTGGCCGGTTGCTGGGCGCGGCCGTCCCCGTAAGCGGCACGTTCCTGACATTCTATCGATGGCGGCCGGAGACATGCTGACCGACGCCACATGGCAGAACATCAGTTGGCGCACGGGCACGAAAGGAAAGCTCAAGGCTGGTTTTGCCGCTGTCCGCGTGCGGGTAGCCGACGGACCACCGCAGCGGATCAGAGACAAGGGTCAGCAACATCTGCCAGGGGATGAGGTTTGGCTCATCGGCGAGCACAGGATGTCGGGAGAGAAGAAATACTATCTCGCCAACCTGCCGGCAAAGACGAACCTACGCACCTTGGCGGCCACCATCAAGGCGCGATGGATTTGCGAGCAGGCTCACCAGCAGGTGAAAGAAGAACTCGGTCTCGATCACTTTGAGGGACGATCCTGGCAAGGCCTACATCGTCATGCGCTCATGACGATGATCGCGTACGCCTTCCTCCAGCATCGCCGCCTCGCAACAGCAGGGCGGAAAAAAAAGAATCAACGGGCCACCGCCTCAGCCGACGTTGCCAGCCGTGCGCCACGCCATCCTCGAACTCATCGCTCGACTACCGCCGCAGCGATGCCCGCATTG
- a CDS encoding DUF4142 domain-containing protein yields MRRTMIATACLLLAAPALAQSIGEKTGVNSALGVSPSTADFVKQVAISDMFEIESNKLAQQKGNAAEKTFATQMVTDHTKTSTELKGLVSGGKVKVELPAALDSSHQSKLDKLKGTSGRDFSSEFNSMQVSAHKEAVDLFERYAKGGDNSDLKDWAGKTLPALKHHLEMAQDLDKNSAPTVGEGKK; encoded by the coding sequence ATGAGACGTACGATGATTGCAACCGCTTGCCTATTGCTGGCGGCGCCGGCGCTGGCGCAATCGATCGGTGAGAAGACCGGAGTCAATTCCGCGCTCGGCGTGAGCCCCTCCACTGCGGATTTCGTCAAGCAAGTCGCGATATCCGACATGTTCGAGATCGAATCGAACAAGCTTGCCCAGCAGAAGGGCAATGCCGCGGAAAAGACCTTTGCCACACAGATGGTAACCGACCACACCAAGACCAGCACGGAACTGAAGGGGCTGGTGTCGGGAGGCAAGGTAAAAGTCGAATTGCCAGCTGCACTTGACTCTTCGCACCAAAGCAAGCTCGACAAGCTCAAGGGGACGAGCGGCAGGGATTTCAGCTCCGAGTTCAATTCGATGCAGGTCAGCGCCCACAAGGAAGCCGTCGACCTGTTCGAGCGCTATGCCAAGGGAGGCGACAATTCCGATTTGAAGGATTGGGCCGGCAAGACGCTGCCTGCGCTCAAGCATCACCTCGAGATGGCGCAGGATCTCGACAAGAACTCGGCACCTACGGTCGGCGAGGGCAAGAAATAG
- a CDS encoding thiamine pyrophosphate-dependent enzyme yields MPTTADILIDTLIAWDVQVIFGLPGDGINGIMESLRTRQDKIRFVQVRHEESAAFMATAYAKWTGRLGVCLATSGPGGTHLLTGLYDAKLDQAPVLAITGQQFHDLIETFTQQDVDLTRVFNDVAVLNAQVTDAAHMENVASLACRSALSTRGVAHLSIANDVQEQTLDATKRSKRNRPRHVPNRWFEGRRLPTERELDAAAEILNRASRVAILAGRGAIEAREELERAADLLGAPVAKALLGKAVLPDDHPLTTGGIGILGTLPSQELMESCDALLIVGSTFPYVEYYPKPGQARGIQIDRDGRRIGLRYPVESGLVGDCAETLRLLNSRLGRKDDRSFLQRAQAGMKRWRDLMALSETKDDRPLKPQVVARAFGRRLPANALLASDSGQNTELAARHIDLQAGQAFAVSGSLASMACGLPYAIAAGIAFPGRPVFAVIGDGGFAMQLGEFSTAVRYRIPLKVLVIKNNMLNQIAWEQMMFLGNPQFGCELQPIDFAKAAEAMGGRGFTIAKASDVERVLDQAFATEGPVVIEAVVDASEPMTPPKMPEDYRKNFKQALPETPGREQIERSIASEPVKSMMDAKA; encoded by the coding sequence ATGCCTACCACGGCCGACATTCTGATCGACACGCTGATCGCCTGGGACGTTCAGGTCATCTTCGGCCTGCCTGGCGACGGCATCAATGGCATCATGGAGTCGCTGCGCACACGCCAGGACAAGATCAGGTTCGTGCAGGTTCGCCATGAGGAGTCCGCGGCCTTTATGGCGACGGCCTATGCGAAATGGACTGGTCGACTAGGCGTCTGCCTTGCGACATCGGGACCGGGCGGCACGCATCTGCTCACGGGTCTTTATGATGCCAAGCTCGATCAGGCACCGGTGCTAGCCATTACCGGGCAGCAGTTTCATGACCTGATCGAAACCTTTACCCAGCAAGATGTCGATCTCACACGCGTCTTCAACGATGTGGCTGTGCTCAACGCTCAGGTCACCGACGCTGCGCATATGGAGAATGTCGCCAGCCTCGCCTGCCGGTCGGCCCTTTCGACGCGGGGCGTCGCGCACCTTTCCATCGCCAATGACGTGCAGGAGCAGACCCTCGACGCCACAAAGCGCTCGAAGCGCAACCGGCCGCGCCATGTTCCCAATCGCTGGTTTGAGGGCCGCAGGCTTCCGACCGAGCGCGAACTCGATGCCGCGGCGGAAATTCTCAATCGAGCCAGCCGTGTAGCAATACTTGCCGGCCGCGGTGCGATAGAGGCCCGCGAAGAACTCGAGCGTGCTGCGGACCTGCTTGGGGCTCCTGTAGCCAAGGCGCTGCTGGGCAAGGCAGTCCTGCCTGACGATCATCCGCTGACGACCGGCGGAATCGGCATACTGGGTACGCTGCCCTCGCAAGAGCTGATGGAAAGCTGCGACGCATTGCTTATTGTCGGGTCAACGTTCCCTTACGTCGAGTACTATCCGAAGCCCGGCCAGGCTCGCGGAATTCAGATCGATCGCGATGGCCGGCGCATAGGCTTGCGCTATCCGGTCGAGTCGGGCCTCGTCGGTGACTGTGCGGAGACGCTGCGCCTGCTCAACTCGCGGCTAGGGCGCAAGGACGATCGGTCGTTTCTGCAGCGGGCTCAGGCCGGCATGAAGCGTTGGCGCGACCTGATGGCGCTCTCCGAAACAAAGGACGATCGGCCGCTGAAGCCGCAGGTCGTCGCCCGCGCCTTCGGCCGCCGTTTGCCGGCCAATGCCCTGCTTGCGTCTGACTCCGGCCAGAACACTGAACTCGCCGCCCGGCACATCGATCTTCAGGCGGGCCAGGCATTCGCTGTGTCCGGCAGCCTCGCCTCGATGGCCTGCGGTTTGCCATATGCAATTGCCGCCGGCATCGCCTTTCCAGGCCGGCCGGTCTTTGCCGTCATCGGCGATGGCGGTTTTGCCATGCAGCTCGGCGAATTTTCGACCGCAGTTCGGTATCGAATTCCACTGAAGGTGCTGGTGATCAAGAACAACATGCTGAACCAGATCGCCTGGGAGCAAATGATGTTCCTTGGCAATCCCCAGTTCGGGTGCGAATTGCAGCCGATCGACTTTGCCAAGGCCGCCGAAGCCATGGGTGGACGGGGCTTCACTATCGCCAAGGCATCAGACGTCGAGCGCGTTCTGGATCAGGCCTTCGCCACGGAAGGGCCCGTCGTCATCGAGGCGGTTGTCGATGCATCCGAGCCAATGACGCCGCCTAAGATGCCTGAGGACTACAGGAAGAACTTCAAGCAGGCGCTACCGGAAACGCCTGGCCGCGAACAGATCGAACGCAGCATTGCGAGCGAGCCGGTCAAATCGATGATGGACGCAAAGGCATAA
- the tnpA gene encoding IS66-like element accessory protein TnpA, protein MRVEVLGGLERRRRWSQDDKARIVEETLAPGAKVTEVARRNGVAASLVFTWRRQARTSEQVVPSFTPVQIAAVAASAEETPRLLPTVDGRVRSVAAARTGLIEIDLGNRRCIRVDAHVDSEALARVLDVLGRR, encoded by the coding sequence ATGCGGGTCGAGGTTTTGGGTGGGCTGGAGCGGCGGCGGCGCTGGTCGCAGGACGACAAGGCACGGATTGTCGAGGAGACATTGGCGCCGGGCGCGAAGGTGACTGAGGTTGCGCGTCGCAACGGAGTAGCGGCCAGCTTGGTGTTTACCTGGCGTCGACAAGCACGGACATCGGAACAAGTTGTACCATCTTTTACGCCGGTGCAGATCGCTGCCGTAGCGGCATCGGCTGAGGAAACTCCGAGGCTTTTGCCTACGGTTGATGGCCGAGTTCGCTCCGTGGCAGCCGCGCGTACTGGATTGATAGAGATCGATCTCGGCAACCGACGGTGCATCCGGGTGGATGCGCACGTCGATTCGGAGGCGTTGGCGCGGGTCCTCGATGTGCTTGGACGCCGATGA
- a CDS encoding alpha/beta fold hydrolase — protein MLPYFSVVDLARKMVGDLLENAGHGPHETAWDRIESSAYRLRRYGQIAETKSPVLIVPAPIKRAYIFDLLPQVSVVQRLRSAGFAVYLYEWPEEQDAKWGLEACISSLCLATEMIATKHGAPPILVGHSLGGTLAAITAALEAQQIRKVVLIESPLKFGEQTGALRPIVFASPVLPLDTIPGTLLNLASIAADPKEFAFDRYGDACACLADQEALAIHLAVFRWSLDEFAPNAQLIQDVLQLLYREDRFARNELHLLGRSAQCDLLGNVAAIVDHTSRVVPSSSALGCLKAPSVFSYEPEIGVALQHVGPIVGRRAHEKVWPNVIDWMRAHL, from the coding sequence ATGCTTCCGTACTTTTCTGTTGTGGATCTCGCTAGAAAAATGGTGGGTGACCTCCTGGAAAATGCAGGTCACGGCCCGCATGAAACTGCATGGGACCGCATCGAGAGTTCGGCCTATCGATTACGGCGCTACGGACAAATTGCGGAAACCAAGTCACCAGTCTTGATTGTGCCAGCACCGATCAAGCGTGCATACATTTTCGATCTGTTGCCTCAGGTTAGTGTGGTACAGCGTCTCCGCTCTGCCGGATTCGCAGTTTACTTGTACGAATGGCCGGAGGAACAGGATGCCAAATGGGGTCTCGAAGCCTGTATAAGCTCGCTTTGTCTTGCGACTGAGATGATAGCGACCAAGCATGGCGCCCCACCCATCCTGGTCGGACACTCTCTCGGCGGAACTCTTGCTGCGATCACAGCGGCTCTGGAGGCGCAGCAGATCAGGAAAGTAGTGCTCATTGAATCTCCACTGAAGTTTGGGGAGCAGACAGGAGCGCTGAGACCCATTGTGTTTGCTTCGCCAGTATTGCCGCTCGATACAATCCCGGGAACTCTTCTCAATTTGGCTAGCATTGCTGCAGATCCAAAGGAGTTTGCATTCGACCGTTATGGCGACGCCTGCGCATGCCTGGCGGATCAAGAAGCGCTGGCAATCCACCTTGCCGTTTTTCGCTGGAGCCTCGACGAGTTCGCCCCAAATGCCCAGCTAATTCAAGATGTACTTCAGCTGCTCTACCGTGAAGATCGGTTCGCGCGGAACGAACTCCATCTTCTCGGGCGGTCTGCCCAGTGCGATTTACTCGGTAACGTTGCAGCGATCGTCGATCATACAAGCCGCGTGGTCCCATCCTCATCCGCACTGGGATGCTTGAAGGCGCCTTCAGTTTTCTCATATGAGCCGGAAATTGGAGTTGCGCTTCAGCACGTGGGACCAATTGTGGGTCGGCGGGCCCACGAGAAGGTATGGCCGAACGTGATTGATTGGATGCGGGCGCACCTCTAA
- a CDS encoding ferritin-like domain-containing protein, with protein sequence MGLFSKGIQTMDDLLLHGLHDIYYAEQEITKALPKMADQATNRDLAQGLKNHLEETKKQIERLDQVFKKLGKTPQSTDCPAIDGLIKEADNTAGDVEDKSVLDAAIIANAQAVEHYEIARYGTLIAWAEELGHDDIVRFLTTNLDEEKAANTKLNSVALRKGVNRKAAS encoded by the coding sequence ATGGGACTTTTCTCAAAGGGTATCCAAACCATGGATGACCTGCTGCTGCACGGCCTGCACGATATCTATTACGCCGAACAGGAGATCACCAAGGCGCTGCCCAAGATGGCCGACCAGGCGACCAATCGCGACCTGGCGCAGGGCCTGAAGAACCATCTCGAGGAAACCAAAAAGCAGATTGAGCGTCTCGACCAAGTGTTCAAAAAACTCGGCAAGACCCCACAATCCACCGACTGCCCCGCCATCGACGGCCTGATCAAGGAAGCCGACAATACCGCCGGCGACGTCGAGGACAAGTCCGTGCTGGACGCCGCCATCATCGCCAATGCCCAGGCCGTCGAGCACTACGAGATCGCCCGCTACGGAACGTTGATCGCCTGGGCCGAGGAGCTCGGCCACGATGATATCGTGCGTTTTCTCACCACCAATCTCGATGAGGAAAAGGCGGCCAACACCAAGCTGAATAGCGTGGCGCTGCGCAAAGGCGTCAACCGCAAAGCCGCAAGCTGA
- a CDS encoding PAS domain S-box protein gives MIIRWNRACIALFGFAAEEALGQSLDLIIPGHLRAAHWNGFDAAMTKSTLKLQGRPTLTRALHKSGRRLYVEMTFAIVKGDDGGEALGSIAMARDVTERVERECATSRSF, from the coding sequence GTGATCATTCGCTGGAACCGCGCCTGCATCGCGCTGTTTGGCTTTGCTGCAGAGGAGGCGCTGGGACAAAGTCTCGATCTGATCATCCCCGGTCATCTTCGAGCCGCACACTGGAATGGCTTCGATGCAGCAATGACAAAGAGTACTCTAAAGCTTCAAGGTCGGCCGACTCTGACCCGAGCATTGCACAAGAGCGGGCGCAGACTTTACGTCGAGATGACGTTTGCAATCGTTAAAGGAGATGACGGAGGCGAAGCGCTTGGTTCCATCGCTATGGCACGCGACGTGACGGAACGCGTCGAGCGCGAGTGCGCTACGAGCCGGTCGTTCTGA
- a CDS encoding PRC-barrel domain-containing protein, whose product MARATAHPDHQCVSSEDIQGTEVYGAGGKNIGEIDHLIIDKVSGRVAYAVMSFGGFVGLGHSHYPIPWGALTYDPSLGGFRTSITEQQLKDAPEFSDDSWQDRDWETRTHRYYGTPMYWEARTGGM is encoded by the coding sequence ATGGCCCGTGCGACAGCCCATCCCGATCATCAATGTGTCTCTAGCGAAGACATTCAGGGAACCGAGGTCTATGGGGCAGGCGGAAAGAATATTGGCGAGATTGACCACCTCATTATCGACAAGGTGTCGGGTCGCGTCGCATATGCGGTCATGAGCTTTGGCGGATTCGTCGGGTTGGGCCACAGCCATTATCCCATCCCTTGGGGCGCTCTGACATATGATCCGTCGCTTGGCGGTTTTCGAACCAGTATTACCGAGCAACAGCTGAAGGATGCGCCTGAGTTCAGCGATGACTCCTGGCAGGATCGAGATTGGGAAACACGTACCCACCGGTATTACGGGACGCCTATGTACTGGGAAGCGCGCACCGGCGGCATGTGA